The bacterium genome includes a region encoding these proteins:
- a CDS encoding RHS repeat-associated core domain-containing protein: protein MRICRIDNSGHIFYYINDPLGSPVGIMNEQYKVAQRYHFGEFGEKEASKGTANNDYLFTGKKLDRSGLYYFGARYYDYSIGRFISPDPKGISTIPELSYDLKNSQPLNLYAYCLNNPLRYFDC from the coding sequence ATGAGGATATGCAGGATAGACAACAGCGGACATATTTTTTATTATATTAACGACCCGTTAGGCAGTCCTGTAGGGATAATGAATGAACAATACAAAGTAGCGCAGAGGTATCATTTTGGAGAGTTTGGAGAAAAAGAAGCATCGAAAGGAACAGCAAATAATGATTATCTGTTTACAGGGAAAAAATTAGATAGAAGCGGATTGTATTACTTTGGAGCAAGATATTATGATTATAGTATCGGAAGGTTTATATCTCCAGACCCGAAGGGGATATCCACTATCCCAGAACTATCATATGATTTAAAAAATTCACAACCTTTGAATCTATATGCCTATTGTTTAAATAATCCTTTGCGTTATTTTGACTGCTAA
- a CDS encoding PQQ-binding-like beta-propeller repeat protein: MGIIIMFYMLGQSYADTTWPVYGANNEHTHLQNIAGAMVSEPVVKWSYQTDETIEAYGAVVLDIDKDDTMEVVIGGCDYKMYCFNGETGSLKWSYLSGGLIYTSAVLSDVDLDDTIEVVFGSDDNKIYSLNGINGMIKWSRATGDVVESSPLAVDIDKNGSIEIVAGSGDGKVYCLNGVDGTVKWSYTTGFMIYSSPAAADLDGNDTLEVVFGSMDYNVYCLSGINGILKWSYLTGSGVWSSPSLADVDKDNNMEVVVGSGDGKVYCLNGVDGTKKWDYATGDIVTSSAAIADVNNDDTLEVVIGSWNSRVYCLNGMSGKRKWDYMTGSKIHRGISVADMDVDNKYEVLIPNNKTDSLTCLNGENGSIMWIKELGEDIHDITVADIDNDGCVEIVVGTAGDSTIWALDDIGNQKNCGCMGVEDNAGKKNLDFGFRSVDFKIVKDKIYLSIPKAIEADIKIYDICGRMQKVLYNGVLSKGEYNFTPEIKGKGIYFITLRADGIKKSLKIIRF; encoded by the coding sequence ATGGGAATTATAATTATGTTTTATATGTTAGGGCAATCGTATGCAGATACGACATGGCCTGTGTATGGCGCCAATAATGAACATACGCATTTACAAAATATAGCAGGAGCTATGGTTAGTGAACCTGTTGTAAAATGGTCGTATCAGACAGATGAAACGATAGAAGCTTATGGAGCTGTAGTGCTGGATATAGATAAAGATGATACTATGGAAGTAGTAATAGGCGGATGTGATTATAAAATGTATTGTTTTAATGGGGAAACAGGTTCTTTGAAATGGAGTTATTTAAGCGGAGGCCTTATTTATACTTCTGCCGTATTGTCGGATGTTGATTTAGATGATACAATAGAAGTTGTATTTGGCAGTGATGATAATAAAATTTATTCTTTAAATGGAATAAACGGAATGATAAAATGGAGTCGTGCTACGGGAGACGTTGTTGAATCATCTCCTTTAGCGGTGGATATTGATAAAAATGGTTCGATAGAAATAGTAGCGGGAAGCGGAGATGGAAAGGTTTATTGCTTAAATGGAGTAGATGGGACAGTAAAATGGAGTTATACAACAGGATTTATGATATATTCTTCTCCTGCAGCGGCGGATTTAGACGGGAATGACACATTGGAAGTCGTATTTGGAAGTATGGATTATAATGTTTATTGTTTAAGTGGGATTAATGGAATTTTAAAATGGAGTTATTTGACCGGGAGTGGTGTGTGGTCATCTCCATCGCTTGCAGATGTTGATAAGGATAACAATATGGAAGTAGTAGTGGGTAGCGGAGACGGGAAAGTTTACTGTTTGAATGGGGTAGATGGGACAAAAAAGTGGGATTATGCGACTGGCGATATAGTAACTTCTTCGGCAGCAATAGCGGATGTGAATAATGATGATACTCTCGAGGTTGTAATCGGGAGTTGGAACAGCCGGGTATATTGTTTAAACGGGATGAGCGGGAAGAGAAAATGGGATTATATGACAGGGAGCAAGATTCATCGCGGAATATCAGTTGCGGATATGGATGTAGATAATAAATATGAAGTTCTTATTCCTAATAATAAAACAGATTCGCTTACCTGTCTTAATGGTGAAAATGGTTCTATAATGTGGATAAAAGAGTTAGGAGAAGATATTCACGACATAACAGTTGCGGATATAGATAATGATGGATGTGTGGAAATAGTAGTTGGAACCGCAGGGGATAGCACAATCTGGGCACTGGATGATATAGGGAACCAGAAAAATTGTGGGTGCATGGGAGTGGAGGATAATGCGGGCAAGAAGAATTTGGATTTTGGATTTCGGAGTGTGGATTTTAAGATAGTAAAAGATAAGATTTATTTGTCTATTCCGAAGGCAATAGAGGCAGATATAAAAATTTATGATATATGTGGGAGAATGCAGAAGGTTCTTTATAATGGGGTGTTGAGTAAGGGAGAGTATAATTTTACACCGGAAATAAAAGGCAAAGGGATTTATTTTATAACTTTGCGAGCAGATGGGATAAAGAAAAGTTTAAAAATAATACGTTTTTAA
- a CDS encoding FKBP-type peptidyl-prolyl cis-trans isomerase: protein MRVLKVVIILSILFGGCMHKEVGGKVITMKSGLKCRDIKIGKGKVAKRGSRITVHYTGWLLDGTKFDSSKDRRSPFTFVVGAGQVIKGWEQGVIGMKEGGKRKLMIPPELGYGEKGAGSFIPPNSELIFDVELLKVK from the coding sequence ATGAGAGTTTTGAAAGTCGTTATAATTTTAAGCATATTGTTTGGTGGTTGTATGCATAAAGAGGTTGGCGGGAAAGTAATTACAATGAAATCAGGATTAAAATGCAGAGATATTAAAATAGGAAAGGGAAAAGTAGCAAAGCGTGGTTCGAGAATAACAGTTCATTATACAGGCTGGCTTCTTGACGGAACGAAATTTGACAGTTCCAAAGACAGACGTAGCCCTTTTACTTTTGTTGTTGGAGCAGGGCAGGTAATTAAAGGTTGGGAACAAGGCGTTATTGGTATGAAAGAAGGGGGGAAACGAAAACTTATGATTCCTCCTGAACTTGGTTATGGAGAAAAGGGAGCAGGGAGTTTTATTCCACCAAATTCGGAACTTATTTTTGATGTTGAACTGTTAAAAGTAAAATAA
- the alr gene encoding alanine racemase: MFHDYYRTWATVDLDKLRKNLSKISAKHPKSGKSLEILAVVKANAYGHGAKEIANTFKFEKKIVLGVASVEEACELEKLGLPIVILSPVDSISVSKIIESGFIPTVSDLSFAKFIAKEAYKKNKKVKIHIEVDTGMIRTGIPWENSVSIIREIIKLKNLKVEGIFTHFTEPDNLKSDFTSIQLKRFISVMKELEREKINIPLVHTASSAAILNFSDSYFNMIRPGILMYGLYPSEGCKKSVSVSPILSLYTRICQINEIPANTGVSYSRTYKSKGRRKIATLLVGYGDGYPRSLSNKGIVIVKGKRANIVGNVCMDLTMVDVTDIPDVKIGDKVTLIGKDGKQEITANEIAELAGTINYEIITRMSPRVPRIYIKGNKPYKVHSLLGEENII, translated from the coding sequence ATGTTTCATGACTATTATAGAACATGGGCGACTGTAGATTTAGATAAATTAAGAAAAAATTTAAGTAAAATATCAGCAAAACATCCAAAGTCCGGAAAATCCTTAGAAATTCTTGCAGTAGTTAAGGCAAATGCTTACGGGCATGGTGCAAAAGAAATTGCAAATACATTCAAATTTGAAAAAAAGATTGTTCTTGGAGTAGCTTCAGTAGAAGAAGCTTGTGAGCTTGAAAAACTAGGGCTTCCCATTGTAATACTTTCTCCTGTTGATTCAATAAGTGTTTCCAAAATAATAGAATCCGGTTTTATTCCAACAGTAAGTGATTTGAGTTTTGCTAAATTTATAGCAAAAGAAGCCTATAAAAAGAATAAAAAAGTAAAAATTCATATAGAAGTAGATACCGGTATGATAAGAACCGGTATCCCATGGGAAAATAGTGTAAGTATTATTAGAGAAATAATTAAGTTAAAGAATCTAAAAGTAGAAGGTATCTTTACTCATTTTACTGAACCTGATAACCTGAAAAGTGATTTTACGTCTATTCAATTAAAAAGGTTTATAAGTGTTATGAAGGAATTGGAAAGGGAAAAAATTAATATTCCGTTAGTTCATACGGCATCTTCCGCAGCAATACTTAATTTTTCCGATTCATATTTTAATATGATAAGACCTGGTATTTTAATGTATGGGTTATATCCATCGGAAGGATGTAAAAAAAGTGTTTCTGTGTCGCCTATATTAAGTCTTTATACGAGGATATGCCAGATAAATGAGATTCCTGCAAATACCGGTGTTTCATATAGTAGAACATATAAAAGTAAAGGGCGTCGTAAAATTGCTACTTTATTGGTAGGTTATGGGGATGGGTACCCACGTTCCTTATCAAATAAGGGAATTGTAATTGTAAAAGGGAAAAGAGCTAACATTGTGGGAAATGTCTGTATGGATCTGACGATGGTAGATGTAACGGATATTCCGGATGTTAAGATAGGGGATAAGGTTACGCTTATTGGTAAAGATGGCAAGCAAGAAATAACTGCGAATGAAATAGCAGAATTAGCCGGGACTATAAATTATGAAATAATAACAAGAATGTCTCCCAGAGTCCCAAGAATATATATAAAAGGGAATAAGCCATATAAAGTGCACTCGTTACTTGGAGAAGAAAATATAATATAG
- a CDS encoding OmpA family protein, which yields MRKCVLFVLGVFVLGNVYGTPMSPSMGGTKGLYHLIAADNGYPGIFFSRMCIRIFTSDLKVYYPHDSLGVMYIDSSGKAVDSYFGGDFDFSFSMAFTKWLEISSRFRYKADFIDCADGTDPELIPSRSPERPVDWYYNGHFNRASIDRGDLDIGVKLIPTRVFALYPFVSIPIGTDRDTTFYDASYFGKATVSNRGGVFRYFTNGMVAPGGMLLLSGSTSGPSPLSGYLNAGYQYKDKASEIIYGVGSDILFFDFFDPYIEFWGNRRLTSFGDDLPSYITLGFKFIGTGISADIAADFLVIGKREYAFTDFIPDTALETSKYHIATGWGMRPTWAVNIGIGFAYDFYKMQPVTNKGMLTGRVIDAVTKKGIDAIITATRTPKTVSEPGSGVYDADVSAGKVRVTVTKDGYNGDSKFVTVERGEKAVLDFELMPQISKSALVGRVIDKWSTLPVNNAKITVLSAQKMSAVASSSYKPTEITTTIKGEEYRLNVNTGKWEKIETADSSSKAYEVAKLVDSISTTNKEGLYKLDSLPSGRYVVTAEYPDYIAQSSPIVCKPGETEILNFELLAEKIILYGVHFEFDSSRIFVDSYILLDKIVSFLNENSGINVEIGGHTDWVADDEYNMDLSQRRAESVRRYLIAHGISPKRIIAKGYGEAVPIADNATDEGRALNRRIELKILRKK from the coding sequence ATGAGAAAATGTGTTTTATTTGTATTGGGAGTGTTTGTTTTAGGTAATGTATATGGGACGCCGATGTCGCCTTCTATGGGGGGGACAAAAGGGCTATATCATTTAATTGCGGCTGATAATGGTTATCCCGGTATATTTTTTAGTAGAATGTGTATTAGAATATTTACTTCGGATTTAAAAGTTTATTATCCTCATGATTCATTAGGAGTAATGTACATAGACAGTAGTGGTAAAGCTGTAGATAGCTATTTCGGGGGGGATTTTGATTTCTCTTTTAGTATGGCATTTACAAAATGGTTAGAGATTAGTTCTCGTTTCAGGTATAAAGCGGATTTTATAGATTGTGCAGATGGGACAGATCCGGAATTAATCCCATCTCGTTCGCCGGAAAGACCTGTAGACTGGTATTATAATGGTCATTTTAACAGAGCGAGTATAGATAGGGGAGATTTGGATATAGGAGTAAAGCTTATTCCTACCCGCGTTTTTGCTCTATATCCTTTTGTTAGTATTCCTATTGGTACGGACAGGGATACTACTTTTTATGATGCATCTTATTTTGGTAAAGCAACAGTTTCAAACCGCGGAGGGGTATTTAGATATTTTACAAATGGTATGGTAGCTCCCGGTGGAATGCTTCTTCTGAGTGGTTCTACAAGTGGTCCATCGCCTCTTAGCGGATATTTAAATGCAGGTTACCAGTATAAAGATAAAGCAAGTGAAATCATATATGGCGTTGGTTCAGATATTTTATTCTTTGATTTTTTTGACCCATATATAGAATTCTGGGGGAATCGTAGGCTTACCTCATTTGGAGATGATTTACCAAGTTATATAACACTTGGTTTTAAATTTATTGGTACCGGGATAAGTGCAGATATTGCTGCAGATTTTCTTGTGATAGGCAAAAGAGAATATGCGTTCACGGATTTTATTCCCGATACGGCTTTAGAAACATCAAAATACCATATTGCAACCGGATGGGGAATGAGACCAACATGGGCGGTTAACATAGGCATAGGATTTGCCTATGATTTCTATAAGATGCAGCCAGTAACAAATAAAGGGATGTTGACGGGCAGAGTTATAGATGCAGTAACTAAAAAGGGTATAGATGCAATAATTACGGCAACTCGTACGCCCAAAACCGTTAGTGAGCCTGGGAGTGGTGTGTATGATGCAGACGTATCGGCGGGGAAAGTCAGAGTAACGGTAACAAAAGATGGATATAATGGAGACAGTAAATTTGTTACGGTAGAAAGAGGAGAAAAGGCTGTCCTTGATTTTGAGCTTATGCCCCAGATTTCAAAGTCTGCCTTGGTCGGAAGAGTTATTGATAAATGGAGCACTTTACCGGTTAATAATGCAAAAATTACAGTTTTATCCGCTCAGAAAATGTCTGCAGTAGCAAGTTCTTCCTATAAACCTACGGAGATTACGACAACTATAAAGGGCGAAGAGTATAGATTAAATGTAAATACAGGAAAATGGGAGAAAATAGAAACAGCAGATAGCAGCAGCAAAGCATATGAGGTAGCAAAACTTGTAGACAGCATTTCTACAACAAACAAGGAAGGACTTTATAAATTGGATTCGTTACCTTCGGGTAGATATGTAGTTACTGCTGAGTATCCTGATTATATAGCTCAGAGTTCGCCTATAGTTTGCAAACCCGGGGAAACGGAAATACTTAATTTTGAGTTACTTGCCGAAAAGATAATTCTTTATGGTGTTCATTTTGAGTTTGACAGTTCACGTATTTTTGTGGATTCGTATATCTTATTGGATAAAATAGTAAGTTTCCTGAATGAGAATTCCGGCATTAATGTAGAAATTGGCGGGCATACGGATTGGGTAGCAGATGATGAATACAATATGGATTTGTCCCAGAGAAGAGCAGAGTCTGTAAGACGATACCTTATAGCGCATGGAATATCACCAAAAAGAATAATAGCAAAAGGTTATGGTGAGGCTGTTCCAATTGCTGATAATGCTACCGATGAAGGACGTGCTCTTAATCGTCGTATAGAACTTAAAATATTGAGAAAGAAATAA
- the rsmA gene encoding 16S rRNA (adenine(1518)-N(6)/adenine(1519)-N(6))-dimethyltransferase RsmA: MMADIENLLKTHNLSPNKSLGQSFLNDENIVHKFIKSANISKEDIVLEIGPGLGVFTKILCEKAKKVVAIEKDKILFDFLVKEFYDIKNKVFLNKDVLCLELKTLGDLSGKVKLVSNVPFSITSDFLYWFLNNRDYIERSLIILQKEVVDKINAKVGSKLYGAISVFFQYYMEIVPLFKISGRAFFPATKVVAEVVSITPKKIMSTETISIVNEKKFFNMVKAVFSHRRKQLKNSLSLKVDKLGSIDLNRRPETLDYKEFLELMSNLEKRQDNKKE; the protein is encoded by the coding sequence ATGATGGCAGATATAGAAAATCTACTTAAAACCCATAATTTAAGCCCAAATAAATCACTTGGACAAAGTTTCCTGAATGATGAAAATATAGTGCATAAGTTTATAAAAAGCGCAAATATTAGCAAAGAAGATATTGTTCTTGAAATAGGACCGGGATTAGGTGTTTTTACAAAGATTTTATGTGAGAAAGCAAAGAAAGTTGTGGCAATTGAGAAGGATAAAATATTGTTTGATTTTTTGGTTAAAGAGTTTTACGATATAAAGAATAAAGTGTTTTTAAATAAAGATGTTTTATGTCTTGAACTTAAAACTTTAGGAGATCTTTCCGGGAAAGTTAAACTTGTTTCAAATGTGCCATTTTCTATAACTTCAGATTTTCTTTATTGGTTTTTAAATAACAGGGATTATATTGAAAGAAGTTTGATTATATTGCAAAAAGAAGTAGTTGATAAAATCAATGCAAAAGTCGGAAGTAAATTATACGGGGCAATAAGTGTATTTTTTCAATATTATATGGAAATTGTCCCATTATTCAAGATTTCCGGAAGAGCTTTTTTCCCGGCAACGAAGGTAGTTGCAGAGGTTGTATCCATTACTCCCAAAAAAATTATGTCTACAGAGACCATTTCTATTGTAAATGAAAAGAAATTTTTTAATATGGTGAAAGCGGTTTTTTCCCATAGAAGGAAGCAATTAAAAAATAGTTTGTCTTTAAAAGTGGACAAACTTGGAAGCATAGATTTAAACCGTAGGCCTGAAACATTAGATTATAAAGAGTTTTTAGAGCTTATGTCTAACCTGGAAAAAAGGCAGGACAATAAAAAAGAATAG
- a CDS encoding LptF/LptG family permease: MKIADRYILKEFIISFIWSLIGLLVIYVIVDIFEQISTYVDNKASLWNIIQYYLYQTPYLIGTLLSPVSCLLACVISIGNLSRRLELMSLKLAGISPERLFLPMLWIGLLISGIVFVLNETVAPPITQKSLIIRDKNIKKQNEKKLTPNYDVYYSDDNNHFYYIKFINPQEGIITGFTMYELLKSYSVKERLDAKNAVYRNNGWWLYDGSKYVFNDNESNYEVVYFDSMFLKIEEGPRDFVKEVKSELGMGFVEFRNYIKKLQRKGEDITKELVDLNFRISFPFMNLIVILLGFPLAGKVRNIGFIVGFAIALFFSFLYWGISQLVRAYGHAGFLSPLLAGLLPDILFIAIGIVLFYKYRE, encoded by the coding sequence ATGAAAATAGCTGACAGGTATATATTAAAAGAATTTATTATAAGTTTTATATGGAGTTTAATAGGGTTGCTTGTAATATATGTAATAGTTGATATTTTTGAGCAAATTTCAACTTATGTGGATAACAAGGCGTCGTTATGGAATATTATTCAGTATTATTTATATCAAACACCTTATTTAATAGGAACATTATTATCTCCCGTATCGTGTTTGCTTGCGTGTGTGATATCTATTGGTAATTTATCACGACGTTTAGAACTTATGAGTTTAAAACTTGCCGGAATAAGTCCCGAGCGGTTATTTTTGCCAATGTTATGGATTGGGCTGTTAATAAGTGGAATAGTATTTGTCTTAAATGAAACTGTCGCGCCTCCTATAACTCAAAAAAGTTTAATTATAAGAGATAAGAATATTAAAAAACAGAATGAGAAAAAGCTTACTCCTAATTATGATGTTTATTATTCTGATGATAATAATCATTTTTATTATATAAAATTTATAAACCCACAGGAAGGTATTATAACCGGTTTTACGATGTATGAACTTTTGAAATCATATAGCGTAAAAGAAAGATTGGATGCAAAAAATGCAGTATATAGAAATAATGGTTGGTGGCTTTATGACGGGTCAAAATATGTATTTAATGATAATGAAAGTAATTATGAAGTTGTATATTTTGATTCTATGTTTTTAAAAATAGAAGAAGGCCCGCGGGATTTTGTGAAAGAAGTAAAATCTGAACTTGGGATGGGATTTGTTGAATTTAGAAACTATATTAAGAAATTACAAAGGAAGGGAGAAGATATTACAAAAGAGCTTGTGGATTTAAATTTTAGAATATCATTTCCGTTTATGAATTTAATTGTTATTTTATTAGGGTTCCCATTGGCAGGCAAGGTAAGAAATATCGGTTTTATTGTAGGTTTTGCAATTGCTTTATTCTTTAGTTTCCTTTACTGGGGAATATCACAATTAGTAAGAGCTTATGGACATGCAGGTTTCTTATCTCCTTTGCTTGCAGGTCTTTTACCCGACATATTATTTATTGCGATAGGAATTGTTTTATTTTATAAATACAGGGAATGA
- a CDS encoding glycosyltransferase family 2 protein has product MSLFISIIIPCRNEENFISKCLDSILENDYPKDRIEILVSDGMSEDGTREIVKRYSEKYLFIKLLDNHQKVTPIAMNIGIKHSVGEIIVIVSAHSILDKEFLKHSVEYLKTTEADAVGGILIALPGNNSILAQSIAVAISHPFGVGNAYFRIGSKEPKYVDTVPFGCYRKEVFNRVGFFDEELIRNQDDEFNFRLIKNGGKILLIPDIISYYSVRDSLSKLWNMYFQYGYFKPLVVKKIGGVCTWRQLVPMAFISSLIISGICSIFFRLCGISFIAISFFYILVNSMFSFSICIKKGLKHFISLFMSFATLHFAYGFGYLKGIWNFIILKKSQRRAIKDVPLTR; this is encoded by the coding sequence ATGTCATTATTCATTTCAATAATAATCCCGTGTAGAAATGAGGAGAATTTTATTTCAAAATGCCTTGATTCGATACTTGAAAATGACTATCCAAAAGACAGAATTGAAATTCTTGTTTCAGACGGGATGAGTGAAGATGGTACAAGAGAGATTGTAAAAAGATATTCAGAAAAGTATCTTTTTATAAAACTTCTGGATAATCATCAAAAGGTTACTCCAATAGCAATGAATATAGGTATAAAACATTCAGTCGGGGAAATAATTGTGATTGTCAGTGCACATAGTATTTTAGATAAGGAGTTCTTGAAACATAGTGTGGAGTATTTAAAAACTACTGAAGCAGATGCCGTTGGGGGTATATTAATTGCGTTACCCGGCAATAATAGCATTTTAGCTCAATCAATAGCAGTAGCAATTTCTCATCCATTTGGAGTAGGGAATGCTTATTTTAGAATAGGTTCTAAGGAACCAAAGTATGTAGATACTGTGCCCTTTGGATGTTATAGAAAGGAAGTATTTAACAGAGTAGGATTTTTTGATGAGGAGTTGATTAGAAACCAGGATGATGAGTTTAATTTTAGATTAATAAAGAATGGAGGGAAAATACTTCTTATTCCTGATATTATTTCATATTATTCTGTAAGAGATTCTTTAAGTAAGTTATGGAATATGTATTTTCAGTATGGTTATTTTAAGCCCCTTGTTGTTAAGAAAATAGGTGGGGTTTGTACATGGAGGCAATTAGTCCCTATGGCTTTTATTAGTAGTTTGATAATTAGTGGGATTTGTTCTATATTTTTCAGGTTGTGCGGTATAAGTTTTATTGCTATCAGTTTTTTTTATATTCTTGTTAATAGTATGTTTTCATTTTCGATATGCATCAAGAAAGGACTAAAACATTTTATTAGTTTATTTATGAGTTTTGCTACGCTTCATTTTGCTTATGGATTTGGGTATCTTAAAGGTATCTGGAATTTTATTATATTAAAGAAAAGTCAACGAAGAGCAATAAAAGACGTCCCATTAACGAGATAA